The window GTGCTGGCAAGGCTGATTCAATCGGATTTTCGCAGGATTCAGCTCACACCAGATATTTTACCCTCCGACATTTTGGGGACGAACATTTTTGACCTGAATAGCCGCAGTTTCACCCTGAAAAAAGGGCCTGTGTTTACGGAAGTTTTGCTCGCGGATGAAATTAACCGCACACCTCCCAAAACTCAAGCGGCATTGCTAGAAGCGATGGAAGAACAGCAGGTGACGCTGGATGGCGAGACGTTACCCCTGTCTGAACTGTTTTGGGTGATTGCCACCCAAAACTCCCTAGAATTTGAAGGTACTTACCCCTTGCCGGAAGCTCAGTTAGACCGCTTTTTGTTTAAATTGGTGGTCGATTACCCGGACTCAGTGGCAGAAAAGCAAATGTTGTTAAATTCTCAGGCGGGGTTTCGCGCCAAGCGCCTGGACTTAGCTCGGCTCAAACCGATCGCTACAGTAGCGCAGATTCTGAGCGCGAGAAAAGCCGTGCAAGCGGTTGAGATTGAGGACAAGTTGCTAGATTACCTCCTGGCGTTGGTACAGCGCACACGACAACATCCTGACTTGGCTTTGGGTGCTTCTCCGAGAGCGGCTGTGGCTTGGTTACAAACGAGTAAAGCTCACGCATGGTTAGAAGGTCGCAACTATGCCACCCCCGATGATGTCAAGGCTGTGGCACCTCCGTTGTTACGTCACCGTCTGATTCTGAAAGCCGAATCACAACTGGATGGAGTGCAAATGGATGCGGTGATTTCTTCCTTGCTGAGTCAAGTGCCGGTGCCGAGGTAAATGCTTGGGGCAATCATGGGAGATTGCCCCAGCTTCAATAAACCGATGCTCTAGAGAATTCGGATAGGCTCTTAAATCAAGACTTTCAATAAAAGAGGAGCCGCACCAATCATTGAGGTTACAAACTCTTGAAGATCAAACTCTATCAAGTATTTGAAAGCATCAGCCAAGTCCCGTCCTCCTTCAATTAAGTTAAGGCTTTCATAGAATGCTGTTATATAATCTCCTTTTTTGACTGCTAGAACTGCATCAGCTAAGGATTGACCATCTGGGAAGTCAGCCAATTTAAAGGCAGTAGATAAAGCCTCTCCGTAGTTCTCTTTCTGTAGATTGCCAATAATTTTCACCCAATCCTGAGTATCAGCAAAGCTTC of the Allocoleopsis franciscana PCC 7113 genome contains:
- a CDS encoding AAA family ATPase; translated protein: MSEPNAIFDRLAQTLCKVVVGQSTLVQQMLVALLSGGHVIVEGVPGTGKTLLVKVLARLIQSDFRRIQLTPDILPSDILGTNIFDLNSRSFTLKKGPVFTEVLLADEINRTPPKTQAALLEAMEEQQVTLDGETLPLSELFWVIATQNSLEFEGTYPLPEAQLDRFLFKLVVDYPDSVAEKQMLLNSQAGFRAKRLDLARLKPIATVAQILSARKAVQAVEIEDKLLDYLLALVQRTRQHPDLALGASPRAAVAWLQTSKAHAWLEGRNYATPDDVKAVAPPLLRHRLILKAESQLDGVQMDAVISSLLSQVPVPR